From the Chelonoidis abingdonii isolate Lonesome George chromosome 12, CheloAbing_2.0, whole genome shotgun sequence genome, one window contains:
- the LOC116825580 gene encoding zinc finger protein RFP-like yields the protein MAAGNPVESLQQEATCPICLEYFTEPVTLECGHNFCRACIAQCWEGSDTAASCPQCRENVQQRNLRHNRQLANVVEIAKLLSLQAAKGARGDGVCERHQETLKLFCKEDQTPICVVCDRSRAHRTHTVVPIEEAAQEYKEKIQAHLRTLREEREKLLGFKEGVEKRSQEHLKQTESKRQKIVSEFQRLRQFLEEQEQVLLAQLDKLDEEIVKIQNENISKLSEQISHLSERISDMEGKCQKPASEFLQDVRSTLSRCGMGKFQQAVEISPELEVRLGGFSQKTIAVMETLRKFKDTLPSALETARGEPLGAHRQVNVTLDPDTAHAILILSEDWKSVRWGDIRQRLQDNPERFDSDPCVLGCEGFTSGRHCWEVEVGGGRFWAVGVARESVRRKGEMNCSPKGGIWAVRRWWGQFRALTSPVTPLPLSWVPSRIRVCLDCDQGQVTFIDAGDGAPIFTFPPAAFSRERIRPWLQVWDPDTRLRLYP from the exons ATGGCTGCAGGGAACCCGGTGGAAAGTCTCCAGCAGGAAGCGACATGTCCCATCTGTCTGGAGTATTTCACAGAACCTGTCACTCTGGAGTGTGGGCACAATTTCTGCCGAGCCTGCAtcgcccagtgctgggagggatccgATACAGCCgcctcctgccctcagtgcagagaaaatgTGCAACAGAGAAACCTCAGGCACAACAGGCAGCTGGCAAATGTTGTAGAAATTGCCAAACTGCTGAGTTTACAGGCAGCAAAGGGGGCTagaggggatggggtgtgtgAGAGACACCAGGAGACTCTGAAACTGTTCTGCAAAGAGGATCAAACCCCAATCTGTGTGGTGTGTGACAGATCCCGGGCTCACCGCACTCACACAGTGGTTCCCATAGAGGAAGCTGCCCAGGAGTACAAG GAAAAAATCCAGGCCCATTTGCGGAccctgagggaagagagagaaaagctgctgggatttaaagaggGTGTAgagaagagaagccaggagcaTCTG AAACAGACAGAATCAAAGAGGCAGAAGATTGTGTCTGAATTTCAGCGACTGCGGCAGTTCCTGGAGGAACAAGAGCAAgtcctgctggcccagctggacAAGCTGGatgaggagattgtgaagatACAGAATGAAAATATCAGTAAACTCTCTGAGCAGATTTCCCATCTCAGTGAGCGGATCAGTGACATGGAGGGGAAATGTCAGAAGCCAGCAagtgaattcctgcag GATGTCAGAAGCACCTTGAGCAG ATGTGGGATGGGGAAGTTCCAGCAGGCAGTGGAGATTTCTCCTGAACTGGAAGTGAGACTCGGTGGTTTCTCCCAGAAGACTATTGCTGTAATGGAGACTCTGAGGAAGTTCAAAG ACACTCTGCCGTCTGCACTGGAAACGGCAAGAGGGGAACCCCTTGGAGCACACAGACAGG taaatgtgactctggatccagacacggctcatGCCATCCTCATCTTGTCTGAGGATTGGAAAAGTGTGAGATGGGGAGACATTCGACAGCGACTGCAAGACAACCCTGAAAGATTTGACTCTGATccctgtgtgctgggctgtgagggattcacctcagggagacattgctgggaggtggaggtggggggtgggcgattctgggcagtgggggtggccagagagtctgtgaggaggaagggagagatgaACTGTAGCCCTAagggggggatctgggctgtgcGCCGGTGGTGGGGTCAGTTCCGTgctctcacctcccctgtgacccccctgcccctgagttgggtccccagcaggatccgggtttgtctggactgtgacCAGGGGCAGGTGACATTTATTGATGCTGGTGACGGGGCCCCAATCTTCACTTTCCCACCAGCCGCATTCAGTAGGGAGAGAATCCGACCCTGGCTACAGGTCTGGGACCCAGACACCCGGCTCAGACTGTATCCctga